One Phycisphaera mikurensis NBRC 102666 DNA window includes the following coding sequences:
- a CDS encoding class I SAM-dependent DNA methyltransferase, translating to MPGTDAAATDFIARWAKSEGSERGNYQTFLSELCDLLGVPRPEPAVADDAENAYVFDRTVTSRDGKGGAAPGFIDLYKRDCFILEAKQGSETPAAKSDDDLADTALKPRKTRLGTARRGTAKWDQAMLAARGQAERYARSLPPEEGNPPLLITCDIGHTFELYSDFSRLGRTYTPFPDPSSHRIRFEQLADEKTRQLLATAWTDPLDLDPAKRSAKVTRDIAARLAKLSRSLEKTGQNAEVVAHFLMRVLFTLFAEDIDLIPKESFTSFLKRIEHKPELFAPLVESLWKEMNTGGVSAALEAPVLRFNGGLFAECHAIPLDADQLKLLIDAAEQDWSDVEPAIFGTLLERALDPRERHKLGAHYTPRAYVERLVLPTVIEPLRERWSNAQAAALTLDRLGKPKQARRAVDDFLHELCNTTVLDPACGSGNFLYVTLEHMKRLEAEVRQTLFDLGGQTPLELESAGITVDPHLLKGIELNPRAAAIADLVLWIGHLQWHHRTHRGTTPSEPILQAFANIENRDAVLAYDEKKLVTDEQGQPVTRWDGRTTKKHPVTGEDVPDETAREVTYTYVNPRKAEWPEADFVVGNPPFIGDKKMRAALGSGYVDALRATYSDYGNGLDFVLYWWLRCAEAVKAEKLRAFGLITTNSISQPFNRRIISTLVGPDHEIGYAFAISDHPWTDEAGAAAVRVAMTVVDRRTGDGVLSTTEAGEDLQQTTGSINAGLTIGVSKSSAVQLKANQGLACPGVQLSGMGFVVEEADLDQFPAATREALIRRYINGRDLMQVPTGRYVLDASGETDETLQDGHPEAYQWIVERVKPDRDQNTRKKYRREWWIFAEPRLKFRRALAGLPRWIGTCRTAKHRVFAFADESTLPDAKVVAIADQRASTLGILSSVIHTNFATWIGGWLGVGNDSTYNHADCLNRFPFPDKEKDQLDQVAAVAERLDTHRKRQQAAHPKLTLTNVYNVLEKLRSGEPLTAKEKLTHEQGLVSVLKQLHDDLDAAVFAAYGWSDLWNRHQRGDDIDEPLLERLVALNAERAAEEATGHVRWLRPDFQNPQGKEATTEQQTTLDLPDAPAPKKPSGKKLRWPDTLPAQTAILRDLLTASPTPLTPEALAASFPTAKTRLAQITEICETLTSLGLATKGDADLSGQVKFAA from the coding sequence ATGCCCGGGACCGACGCCGCCGCCACCGACTTCATCGCCCGCTGGGCCAAGAGTGAGGGCAGCGAGCGCGGCAACTACCAGACCTTCCTGAGCGAGCTGTGCGACCTGCTCGGCGTCCCCCGCCCCGAGCCCGCCGTCGCCGACGACGCCGAGAACGCGTACGTCTTCGACCGCACCGTCACCAGCCGCGACGGCAAGGGCGGCGCCGCCCCCGGCTTCATCGACCTCTACAAGCGCGACTGCTTCATCCTCGAAGCCAAGCAGGGCAGCGAGACCCCCGCCGCGAAGAGCGACGACGACCTCGCCGACACGGCCCTCAAGCCCCGCAAGACCCGCCTGGGCACCGCCCGCCGCGGCACCGCCAAGTGGGACCAGGCCATGCTCGCCGCCCGCGGCCAGGCCGAGCGCTACGCCCGCAGCCTGCCCCCGGAGGAGGGTAACCCGCCGCTGCTCATCACCTGCGACATCGGCCACACCTTCGAGCTGTACAGCGACTTCTCCCGCCTCGGCCGCACGTACACCCCCTTCCCGGATCCTTCCAGCCACCGCATCCGCTTCGAGCAGCTGGCCGACGAGAAGACCCGCCAGCTGCTCGCCACCGCCTGGACGGACCCGCTCGACCTCGACCCCGCCAAACGCAGCGCGAAGGTCACCCGCGACATCGCCGCACGGCTCGCCAAGCTCTCCCGCTCGCTGGAGAAGACCGGCCAAAACGCCGAGGTCGTCGCTCACTTCCTGATGCGCGTGCTCTTCACGCTCTTCGCGGAAGACATCGACCTGATCCCCAAAGAGTCCTTCACGTCCTTCCTGAAGCGGATCGAGCACAAGCCCGAGCTGTTCGCCCCGCTGGTCGAGAGCCTGTGGAAGGAGATGAACACCGGCGGCGTGTCCGCCGCCCTCGAAGCGCCCGTGCTCCGCTTCAACGGCGGCCTGTTCGCCGAGTGCCACGCCATCCCCCTCGACGCCGACCAGCTCAAGCTGCTCATCGACGCCGCCGAGCAGGATTGGAGCGACGTGGAGCCCGCCATCTTCGGCACCCTCCTGGAGCGTGCCCTCGACCCGCGGGAGCGTCACAAGCTCGGCGCCCACTACACGCCGCGGGCTTACGTCGAGCGGCTGGTGCTGCCCACGGTCATCGAGCCGCTCCGTGAGCGGTGGAGCAACGCCCAGGCCGCGGCCCTCACCCTCGACCGCCTGGGCAAGCCCAAGCAGGCCCGCCGCGCCGTCGACGACTTCCTCCACGAGCTGTGCAACACCACCGTGCTCGACCCGGCCTGCGGCAGCGGCAACTTCCTCTACGTCACCCTCGAGCACATGAAGCGGCTGGAGGCCGAGGTCCGCCAGACCCTCTTCGACCTCGGCGGTCAGACCCCGCTGGAACTCGAGAGCGCCGGCATCACCGTCGACCCGCACCTGCTCAAGGGCATCGAGCTCAACCCGCGCGCCGCCGCCATCGCCGACCTGGTCCTGTGGATCGGTCACCTCCAGTGGCACCACCGCACCCACCGCGGCACCACCCCCTCCGAGCCGATCCTCCAGGCCTTTGCCAACATCGAGAACCGCGACGCCGTGCTCGCCTACGACGAGAAGAAGCTCGTCACCGACGAGCAAGGCCAGCCCGTCACCCGCTGGGACGGCCGCACGACGAAGAAGCACCCGGTCACCGGCGAGGACGTGCCGGACGAGACTGCGCGGGAGGTGACGTACACGTACGTGAACCCGCGGAAGGCGGAGTGGCCGGAGGCGGACTTCGTCGTCGGGAATCCGCCGTTCATCGGGGACAAGAAGATGCGCGCTGCTCTGGGGAGCGGTTACGTGGATGCTCTTCGGGCGACCTACTCGGACTACGGGAATGGTCTCGACTTCGTGCTCTACTGGTGGCTGAGGTGCGCCGAGGCGGTCAAAGCGGAGAAGCTCAGAGCGTTCGGACTCATCACCACGAACAGCATCTCGCAGCCGTTCAATCGCCGGATCATTTCCACGTTGGTCGGGCCGGACCATGAAATCGGGTATGCCTTCGCGATCTCTGACCACCCCTGGACGGATGAAGCAGGCGCTGCTGCCGTTCGGGTCGCGATGACTGTCGTCGATCGACGTACCGGCGATGGGGTTCTGTCGACTACGGAAGCGGGTGAAGACCTCCAGCAGACGACAGGATCGATCAACGCCGGCCTAACCATCGGGGTGAGTAAGTCCTCGGCGGTCCAGTTGAAGGCGAATCAGGGCCTCGCCTGCCCGGGCGTCCAGCTGTCCGGGATGGGCTTTGTTGTTGAGGAAGCAGACCTTGATCAGTTTCCAGCGGCCACAAGGGAAGCATTGATTCGGCGTTACATCAACGGACGCGACTTGATGCAGGTTCCGACCGGGCGGTACGTCTTGGATGCAAGCGGCGAGACCGATGAAACGCTTCAGGACGGTCATCCTGAGGCTTATCAGTGGATCGTCGAACGCGTGAAGCCGGACCGAGACCAGAACACTCGAAAGAAGTACCGCCGCGAGTGGTGGATCTTCGCGGAGCCCAGGTTGAAGTTCCGTCGGGCACTTGCGGGTCTTCCTCGCTGGATCGGCACCTGCCGCACAGCCAAGCACCGCGTCTTCGCCTTCGCTGATGAATCGACGCTGCCCGACGCCAAGGTTGTGGCCATCGCCGACCAGCGTGCCTCAACGCTCGGGATCCTCTCGTCGGTAATCCACACAAACTTCGCGACCTGGATCGGCGGATGGCTCGGCGTCGGCAACGACTCGACGTACAACCATGCTGACTGTCTCAACCGCTTCCCATTTCCTGACAAGGAGAAAGATCAGCTGGACCAAGTCGCGGCCGTTGCGGAGCGACTGGACACCCACCGCAAGCGTCAGCAGGCCGCCCACCCCAAGCTCACCCTCACCAACGTCTACAACGTCCTGGAGAAGCTCCGCTCCGGCGAGCCTCTCACCGCCAAGGAGAAGCTCACCCACGAGCAAGGCCTCGTCTCCGTCCTGAAGCAGCTCCACGACGACCTCGACGCCGCCGTCTTCGCCGCCTACGGCTGGTCCGACCTCTGGAACCGCCACCAGCGCGGCGACGACATCGACGAGCCCCTCCTCGAACGCCTCGTCGCCCTCAACGCCGAACGCGCCGCCGAAGAAGCCACCGGCCACGTCCGCTGGCTCCGCCCCGACTTTCAGAACCCGCAGGGGAAGGAAGCCACCACCGAGCAGCAGACCACCCTCGACCTCCCCGACGCCCCCGCCCCCAAGAAGCCCAGCGGAAAGAAGCTCCGCTGGCCCGACACCCTCCCCGCCCAGACCGCCATCCTCCGCGACCTCCTCACCGCCAGCCCCACCCCCCTCACCCCCGAAGCCCTCGCCGCCTCCTTCCCCACCGCCAAAACCCGCCTCGCCCAGATCACCGAGATCTGCGAAACCCTCACCTCCCTCGGCCTGGCCACCAAAGGAGACGCTGACTTGAGCGGGCAAGTCAAGTTTGCCGCCTGA
- a CDS encoding autotransporter outer membrane beta-barrel domain-containing protein, whose translation MPIDRRLLPLAAAFLQASFCIETAEAVTWTGWDDNSAAWNLNRNWGDQQYPRRAESSDLDQAAVFQAGIATERYQVDVNLAYTVDRVTFSGEAGEPGFDLRGDGRLGITDEIYLNHAARNRFYTRLDVVGGGAEDFGIWLSKPGVLGFERPVHSYDRGITIGFRRTAREPTLSGGAVFFNRNLIAPGQTVTVDLPETSRVHLRGSGNGFSELNIASGTVRLADNGRLSDGTRVRADGTFLVDEVDDRIASLSGTGVVDLAGSAAILTVGSHSNGATATTFSGDLGGSGTLVVDNAGYTLTLAGEDSRVGRLRVDAGELVVAGKLHSDLRTPVDAGAGMRVGGTLTSPEGVTLGTDATLGVSAGGLVDAAAGLSVAPDGSVEVGGTVRIGDGGSFILEEDASLEVQPGGRVEGGELLDLYDLAQVLVREGHLGVFAGGRVDVNPNASLTLIDSTADFGREVENFGQLLLVNAETTGDVLNDGGAILAAGVNDLGGGDLEQYNGGRLIVQFHDEPGAVLTTSGTATLAGGLELTASSPEAVPAPYERATVLAAGDLGGRFATVAQAPFEDGTALAVTYDAAGVHATRALIGDANLDGDVDVAEVFTGNGDAQILASNLGITGGAAWVDGDFSGDGDVDVAEVFTGTGDAQLLAGNLGATVGAASGAAASRSAGVFADAASAGVAAAAAAGTASGTYDPSTGEVVLSVGDGLGVVALGSRSGRLLDPGPVTPTPSQADDAVVAFFDAGGLRVGAYDLGPVVQPGTPASDLGLSFTPLGGTTTLTTLTVVPEPGAAGLLALATLVLRRRRVG comes from the coding sequence GTGCCGATTGACCGACGCCTGCTTCCCCTCGCCGCCGCCTTCCTCCAAGCAAGCTTCTGCATCGAGACCGCCGAGGCCGTGACCTGGACGGGGTGGGACGACAACAGCGCCGCATGGAACCTCAACCGCAACTGGGGCGACCAGCAATACCCCAGGCGCGCCGAGTCGTCCGATCTCGACCAGGCGGCGGTCTTCCAGGCGGGCATCGCGACGGAGCGGTACCAGGTCGACGTCAACTTGGCGTACACCGTCGACCGGGTCACCTTCTCCGGCGAGGCGGGCGAGCCGGGCTTCGATCTCCGCGGCGACGGCCGGCTGGGCATCACGGACGAGATCTACCTGAACCACGCCGCCCGCAACCGCTTCTACACGCGGCTCGACGTCGTCGGCGGAGGCGCCGAAGACTTCGGCATCTGGCTCAGCAAGCCCGGCGTCCTGGGCTTCGAACGCCCGGTTCACTCCTACGACCGCGGGATCACGATCGGCTTCCGGCGCACCGCCAGGGAACCGACGCTCTCGGGCGGCGCCGTCTTCTTCAACCGGAACCTGATCGCCCCGGGGCAGACGGTGACGGTGGACCTGCCCGAGACGTCCAGGGTCCACCTGCGGGGCAGCGGGAACGGCTTCTCGGAGCTGAACATCGCGTCGGGGACGGTCCGGCTGGCCGACAACGGCCGCCTCAGCGACGGGACCCGCGTGCGTGCGGACGGCACGTTCCTGGTCGACGAGGTGGACGACCGCATCGCCTCGCTCAGCGGCACCGGGGTGGTGGATCTGGCCGGCTCCGCGGCCATCCTCACCGTCGGCAGCCACTCCAACGGCGCCACGGCGACGACCTTCTCCGGCGACCTCGGCGGCTCCGGCACGCTGGTGGTGGACAATGCCGGTTATACGCTGACCCTCGCAGGCGAGGACAGCCGGGTGGGCCGCCTCCGCGTCGACGCCGGAGAGCTGGTGGTCGCGGGCAAGCTCCACAGCGACCTGCGGACACCGGTGGACGCCGGTGCCGGGATGCGGGTCGGCGGGACCCTCACCTCCCCCGAGGGCGTGACGCTCGGGACCGACGCGACGCTCGGGGTCTCCGCCGGCGGCCTCGTCGACGCGGCCGCCGGGCTGTCCGTTGCCCCCGACGGTTCCGTTGAGGTCGGCGGCACGGTGCGGATCGGCGACGGCGGGAGCTTCATCCTCGAGGAGGACGCTTCGTTGGAGGTCCAGCCGGGCGGGCGGGTGGAGGGGGGCGAGCTTCTCGATCTATATGACCTCGCTCAGGTCCTGGTGCGGGAGGGCCACCTGGGCGTGTTCGCGGGTGGCCGCGTGGACGTCAACCCCAACGCGAGCCTCACCCTCATCGACAGCACCGCCGACTTCGGCCGCGAGGTGGAGAACTTCGGCCAGCTCCTGCTCGTCAACGCCGAGACCACCGGCGACGTGCTCAACGACGGCGGGGCGATCCTCGCCGCGGGCGTCAACGACCTGGGCGGCGGCGACCTGGAGCAGTACAACGGCGGCCGCCTGATCGTCCAGTTCCACGACGAACCCGGAGCCGTGCTCACCACCAGCGGGACCGCCACGCTCGCCGGCGGGCTGGAGCTTACCGCGTCGAGCCCCGAAGCCGTGCCTGCGCCCTACGAGCGGGCCACCGTGCTCGCCGCCGGCGACCTCGGGGGCCGCTTCGCCACCGTCGCGCAGGCGCCCTTCGAGGACGGCACCGCGTTGGCGGTGACGTACGACGCCGCCGGCGTGCACGCGACCCGCGCCCTCATCGGCGACGCGAACCTCGACGGCGACGTGGACGTGGCGGAGGTGTTCACCGGGAACGGCGACGCGCAGATCCTCGCGAGCAACCTGGGGATCACCGGAGGCGCCGCGTGGGTGGACGGCGACTTCAGCGGCGACGGCGACGTGGACGTGGCCGAGGTGTTCACCGGCACCGGCGACGCCCAGCTGCTCGCCGGCAACCTGGGGGCAACGGTGGGCGCGGCGTCGGGCGCCGCGGCGTCGCGGTCCGCGGGCGTCTTCGCCGACGCCGCTTCCGCGGGCGTTGCCGCGGCCGCCGCGGCCGGCACCGCTTCGGGCACCTACGACCCCTCCACCGGGGAGGTCGTCCTGAGCGTCGGCGACGGGCTCGGCGTGGTGGCGCTGGGCTCGCGGAGCGGCCGCCTGCTCGACCCCGGGCCCGTCACGCCCACGCCGTCGCAGGCCGACGACGCCGTCGTCGCCTTCTTCGACGCCGGCGGACTGCGGGTGGGCGCGTACGACCTCGGCCCGGTCGTGCAGCCCGGCACCCCCGCGTCGGACCTGGGCCTGAGCTTCACGCCGCTGGGCGGCACCACGACCCTGACCACCCTCACCGTCGTGCCCGAGCCCGGCGCCGCCGGCCTGCTCGCCCTCGCCACGCTCGTGCTCCGCCGCCGTCGCGTGGGCTGA
- a CDS encoding AAA family ATPase — MPEHNEAEIDGRAGDSPILLKAIYVRFYKSFNFDYLKKSQTSARPRAWEMFRDEWFPHVRISLEKEITTIVGANESGKSQLLRAIEIALSGDGIKHEDFCRYSPFFSAKTGMMAKPEFGVEMHNANELEAQYFGKKQEASSTRSGRIYFFTGQGAGLDLYRAGEDGFEEVKLDAKKAASFRKLLPRTIRLREQAELPDTLSVRFLVDGEAEQVPSRLTRESRRLIEAEGEGAKLALAAYDASKKTSPAAAIPAAVKNLVDAIQYEERSKEADMRLARDLLLKAAGIDAKAFGEVMRSVEGNKEGYADGVMSTINRELDECLDFPNVWAQDKDFRIELSLRETDLAFVIRDRTGTTYSFDERSSGLKHFLAYYAQYLTHVNPDGRPEVLLMDEPDAYLSASAQQDLLKILDDFSNGGLGRPKMQVLMVTHSPYLIDKNKAHAIRVVDKGAMAEGTRVVSNASRNHYEPLRSSIGAFTAETAFIGNCNLFVEGISDQVYIAGVNRVLASMMKDSLRQLNLNSMTIVPAGSASHIEYLLHLARGRDIEKPAALVLLDSDPEGKQVARALKRGGKGRAKIAEEFVMTIADVLNSQDHDEMESSSKTTASFTDIESLIDPLIAFCAAWSYFANFIDVARDNLLSSVPAAEDGDSRTLSFQEVYRAVARSGGEPERDLDKLGMAKEVVAVLECAEQPNGLDLDSDAFRSARSATLERFSKLITAIEWKRRVAVRLLNEERLDRRIKRECNSVAGRLKDPVSAGLLIQTLEAIEALLDDTAEADRYRAAILETRSTFKLNERSSDDALELTDVRASLTTLADAVHTSNDGME; from the coding sequence ATGCCTGAACACAACGAAGCTGAGATAGATGGAAGAGCCGGCGACAGCCCGATTCTCCTCAAGGCCATCTATGTGCGATTCTATAAATCGTTTAATTTTGATTACCTCAAGAAAAGTCAAACTTCTGCCAGACCAAGAGCGTGGGAAATGTTTCGCGACGAGTGGTTCCCGCACGTTCGGATCTCTCTTGAGAAAGAGATTACCACCATCGTTGGAGCGAATGAGTCAGGCAAAAGCCAGCTACTTCGAGCAATCGAGATTGCACTTTCCGGCGACGGAATTAAGCATGAGGATTTCTGTCGATACTCCCCTTTCTTCTCTGCAAAGACTGGGATGATGGCGAAGCCCGAGTTTGGTGTTGAGATGCATAATGCCAATGAGCTTGAGGCACAGTACTTTGGCAAGAAACAAGAGGCGAGCAGCACTCGATCAGGACGGATCTACTTTTTCACAGGGCAGGGTGCAGGGCTGGACCTCTACAGAGCGGGAGAGGATGGCTTTGAGGAAGTCAAGCTGGATGCAAAGAAGGCGGCATCTTTCCGAAAGTTGTTGCCTCGGACTATCAGGCTCAGAGAACAAGCGGAACTTCCCGACACATTGAGCGTAAGATTTCTTGTCGACGGCGAGGCGGAACAGGTTCCATCGAGGCTGACGCGGGAAAGCCGTCGCCTAATCGAGGCAGAAGGCGAGGGGGCTAAGCTCGCTCTGGCCGCATACGACGCTAGCAAAAAAACAAGTCCCGCAGCAGCTATACCGGCAGCAGTCAAGAACTTAGTCGATGCGATCCAGTATGAGGAACGATCGAAAGAAGCTGATATGCGATTGGCACGAGACCTTCTGCTCAAAGCAGCAGGCATCGACGCCAAAGCTTTCGGCGAGGTCATGAGATCGGTCGAGGGAAACAAAGAAGGTTATGCGGACGGCGTGATGTCGACCATCAACCGCGAACTCGATGAATGTCTCGATTTCCCGAATGTGTGGGCGCAGGACAAGGACTTCCGAATCGAGCTGAGCCTGCGGGAAACTGATCTAGCTTTCGTGATCAGGGACCGAACCGGTACGACCTACTCGTTCGACGAGCGATCTAGCGGGCTGAAGCACTTCCTTGCATATTATGCCCAGTATCTAACTCACGTGAATCCAGATGGGAGACCTGAAGTTTTGCTGATGGATGAGCCCGATGCTTACCTTTCGGCTAGTGCGCAGCAGGATCTCTTAAAGATCCTCGACGACTTCTCCAACGGGGGTCTCGGCAGACCTAAAATGCAAGTCCTCATGGTGACCCACTCGCCATACCTGATCGATAAGAACAAGGCGCACGCGATCCGTGTGGTAGACAAGGGTGCCATGGCTGAAGGAACACGGGTTGTATCTAACGCCAGCCGCAACCATTACGAACCGCTCCGATCATCTATCGGCGCATTCACCGCAGAAACCGCCTTCATCGGCAACTGCAACCTTTTTGTTGAAGGTATATCCGACCAAGTATACATCGCCGGCGTGAACCGTGTATTGGCTTCTATGATGAAGGACTCTCTACGGCAGCTCAACCTGAATTCGATGACGATTGTGCCTGCCGGATCAGCTTCTCACATTGAGTATCTTCTTCATTTAGCGCGGGGACGCGATATTGAGAAGCCTGCCGCGCTAGTGCTCCTTGACTCAGATCCTGAGGGTAAGCAGGTGGCACGGGCACTCAAAAGAGGAGGAAAAGGAAGAGCGAAGATTGCGGAGGAGTTTGTGATGACGATCGCTGATGTTCTAAACTCACAAGATCACGATGAGATGGAGTCAAGCAGCAAAACTACTGCGTCCTTTACCGATATCGAGTCTCTCATCGACCCCTTGATTGCTTTCTGCGCAGCGTGGTCTTACTTCGCAAACTTTATTGATGTCGCTAGAGACAATCTGCTGTCTAGTGTTCCGGCAGCCGAAGACGGCGATTCGCGGACTCTTAGCTTTCAGGAGGTTTATAGAGCGGTCGCTCGCTCTGGAGGTGAACCGGAGCGGGATCTTGACAAGCTCGGTATGGCAAAGGAGGTCGTTGCCGTTCTTGAGTGTGCAGAGCAGCCAAACGGGTTGGACCTTGACTCGGACGCATTCAGATCTGCACGTTCAGCCACCCTGGAAAGATTTAGCAAACTCATTACTGCTATTGAGTGGAAGCGCCGGGTCGCAGTTCGCTTACTCAACGAAGAACGTCTTGACCGGCGGATTAAGCGGGAATGTAACTCTGTGGCCGGCCGCCTCAAGGATCCTGTATCAGCAGGACTGTTGATCCAAACTTTGGAGGCTATAGAGGCTCTTCTCGACGACACTGCTGAAGCAGACCGTTATCGAGCGGCCATCCTAGAGACACGATCGACCTTCAAACTTAACGAGCGCAGTTCAGACGATGCGCTTGAGCTGACGGACGTAAGAGCATCGTTGACTACGCTGGCTGATGCGGTCCATACGTCCAATGATGGAATGGAATGA